One Alkalibaculum bacchi DNA window includes the following coding sequences:
- a CDS encoding DUF1540 domain-containing protein — MKINNSIGCTVEECKYHAKNQDYCSLDKIQVTKNAAQARNQQETDCHSFESELK; from the coding sequence ATGAAAATAAACAACAGTATAGGATGTACAGTTGAAGAATGTAAATATCATGCTAAAAACCAAGATTATTGCTCACTTGATAAAATTCAAGTCACAAAAAATGCAGCTCAGGCAAGAAATCAACAAGAAACAGATTGCCATAGCTTTGAAAGCGAACTTAAGTAA